Part of the Calditrichota bacterium genome, CTGGAAATTTTGCCCGGCGCCAATTGCGGCGGCTGCGGATATCCCGGTTGTTCGGGCTATGCAGAGGCTGTTGTGAAAAATGGCGAATCAATCACTTTGTGTTCTCCCGGCGGTTCGGAAACAGTGAAAAAAATCGCCGAAATTTTGGGCGTGGAAGCTGAAACGGAAGAGCCGAAAGTGGCTGTTGTGCAGTGCAAAGGCGGGCACGAGCAGGCGATTAATCGTTTCGAGTACGACGGCGTGGAGGACTGCTCTGCGGCGCAGCTCATCATGGGCGGCGCTAAGGGCTGTATTTACGGCTGTCTGGGTTTGGGAAGCTGCGTTAAGGCGTGTCCCTTTGACGCCATGGAAATGAGCGAAAATGGCCTGCCGGTGGTTTTTGAGGACAAATGTACGGCGTGCGGAATTTGCGTAATGACCTGCCCCCGTGACATCATGGCGCTCATTCCCCGCTCGCAAAAAGTCTTTCTCGGCTGCGTTTCCCAGGACAAAGCCAAGGCAGTGAAAACCGTCTGTTCCGTCGGCTGCATCGGTTGTACGCTCTGTTCCAAAGAAAAAGTGACCCCGTCCGGCGCCATTGAGATGGACGGAAATTTGCCAAAGATTTTAAAAATTCATGAAGATGATCTGATGGCCGCTGTGGAGAAATGTCCCACAAAAAGTTTCGTCGTTCGCGACGTCGATTAAATTGTCAGGAGAAAAATATGTTTGAGCGCGTGCAGGAAGTT contains:
- a CDS encoding Fe-S cluster domain-containing protein, which gives rise to MDVMIVSSIVSIGGLGLLFGAGLAYASKKFAVEVDPKIEETLEILPGANCGGCGYPGCSGYAEAVVKNGESITLCSPGGSETVKKIAEILGVEAETEEPKVAVVQCKGGHEQAINRFEYDGVEDCSAAQLIMGGAKGCIYGCLGLGSCVKACPFDAMEMSENGLPVVFEDKCTACGICVMTCPRDIMALIPRSQKVFLGCVSQDKAKAVKTVCSVGCIGCTLCSKEKVTPSGAIEMDGNLPKILKIHEDDLMAAVEKCPTKSFVVRDVD